A window of Paenibacillus polygoni contains these coding sequences:
- a CDS encoding GNAT family N-acetyltransferase, with the protein MTHETTEKIMLTIPESFESKRLIIRAPKYGDGAASYEAVQESMEELRPWMPFANDSLTPENSEINIRQAHLKFLKRSDLRLMLFSKENGQLVGSSGLHRIDWDVRKFEIGYWLRSSYAGQGYMSESVEAITNYAIRELAANRIEIRCDARNVKSAKVAERNGFVLEGILRGDSLDVYGKLSDTMLFSKIRGKEF; encoded by the coding sequence ATGACCCATGAAACTACAGAAAAGATCATGCTCACGATTCCAGAATCCTTTGAAAGTAAAAGGCTGATCATCCGTGCACCTAAATATGGGGATGGCGCTGCCTCCTATGAAGCGGTTCAGGAGAGCATGGAAGAACTGCGTCCATGGATGCCTTTTGCGAATGACTCGCTTACCCCCGAGAACTCGGAAATTAATATCAGGCAGGCACATCTGAAATTTCTGAAGCGATCCGATTTACGACTCATGCTGTTCTCCAAAGAAAATGGACAATTGGTCGGAAGCAGCGGACTGCACCGGATTGACTGGGATGTTCGCAAATTTGAAATTGGTTACTGGCTTAGAAGCTCCTATGCAGGTCAAGGCTATATGAGTGAATCTGTAGAAGCCATAACCAACTACGCAATTCGTGAACTCGCGGCTAACCGGATCGAAATTCGCTGTGACGCAAGAAATGTGAAAAGCGCGAAGGTAGCCGAGCGGAACGGGTTTGTCCTTGAAGGAATTTTACGCGGAGACAGTCTGGATGTCTATGGGAAGTTGTCGGACACCATGCTTTTCTCAAAAATACGAGGGAAAGAATTTTAA
- a CDS encoding GNAT family N-acetyltransferase, which translates to METTVGQQVQVITYYINTLCVDVKDGLPMNHLKFIPMSQKHAKTIATWTYPEPYSLYNMDDDEETIEELTGGNYYAALDEEEQLIGFICIGEAARVPGGYAARIYNNEQQIDIGLGMRPDLTGNGQGGLFLKESISFIRNLSNYSSLQLVVATFNERAMKVYERAGFHKGQTFLSRDREFLVMNQI; encoded by the coding sequence ATGGAAACAACAGTGGGACAGCAAGTACAAGTAATTACTTACTATATAAATACGCTCTGCGTAGATGTAAAGGATGGCCTACCTATGAACCATTTAAAATTTATACCAATGAGTCAAAAGCACGCAAAAACCATCGCCACATGGACATACCCTGAACCTTATTCACTGTACAACATGGATGACGATGAAGAGACTATAGAGGAACTAACGGGGGGCAATTACTACGCCGCACTTGATGAAGAAGAGCAACTTATCGGGTTTATTTGTATAGGAGAAGCGGCAAGGGTTCCGGGAGGATATGCAGCCAGAATTTATAATAATGAACAGCAAATCGATATAGGTTTAGGGATGAGACCTGATCTGACGGGAAACGGGCAGGGTGGATTGTTTTTAAAAGAGAGTATTTCATTCATCCGTAATCTCTCGAATTATTCGTCATTACAGCTCGTTGTTGCCACATTCAATGAACGGGCTATGAAAGTATATGAGCGAGCTGGATTTCATAAGGGACAAACCTTTCTTAGCAGAGATAGAGAATTTTTAGTCATGAATCAAATATAA